A stretch of DNA from Noviherbaspirillum sedimenti:
GCACGCCGGCTTGTTGCAGCGCTTGCAGCAATACCATGCTGCCGTTGACGTTGTTGTCGAAATAGGCCAGCGGCTTTTCCACCGATTCGCCGACGGCCTTCAAGCCGGCGAAATGGATCACCGCATCGACCGCTTGCGTTGCCAGAATCGTATCCAGCGCCTGGCGGTCGCGCACATCGGCGCAATGGAAGGGCAGGGGCGCGCCGGTGAGCTGTTCGATGCGTGCCAGCGATGCGCGCGAGCTGTTGGCAAGGTTATCCAGTCCGATGACCGTATAGCCGGCTTCAATCAATTCAACGCAGGTGTGTGAGCCGATGTACCCGGAGGCACCCGTGACAAGAATGGTTTTAGGGGAAGTCATTGATGAAATTCTAGAAATTTAAGCAAGTGTGGCAATTATTTATTGTGCAGTATCAAGCAAGATAATTTCATCTGCAAATTTTATGTGGATTTATACGGAAAATTGACAATTGTTAATCAACAAGCGCTAGAATCAGACATGGTTTCGATCCAGCAACAACTCCCTGCGGCAGATGAGTTTCCGGGCGACGATCGCTATGAAATGCTGGTGCAATTGTCGCCCGACGCCTTGTATGTGTTGCAGAATAATCAACTGGTCTACAGCAATGTGGCCGGTTTTCGGCTGTTATGTGCGGATGCGCCCGAGGACTTGATCGGCTTGCCGGTGGCCAAACTGCTTCATCCCGCTTATCTGGCCAAGGCCGAGGCGCGCATCGCATACATGCTCAAGTCGGGCCAGGCGGCACCCTCGGTGGAGCAGAAATACGTACGGCGCGATGGTCATGTCATCGATGTCGAGGTGCGTTCGGCGCCTTTCATGTATGCCGCTAAACCGGCGATCCAGGTGCTGGCGCGCGATATCACCGCGCGCAAGGCCGCCGAAGAAGCGCTGCATTTCAGTGAGGAGCGGCACCGCCTGGCAGCGCAGGAAGCCACCCGCGCCAAGGATTCTTTACATCACGAAAAAATCATCCTGGAAATGATCGCGCTCGACGAGCCGATCAAGGATATCCTGCGTGAAGTCTGCCTCGGTATCGAGTGGATCGTCGGCCAGATTTGCTGTTCGATATCCTTGCTTGATGCTGATGGTGAACACATCCAGGTCGTGGCCGCACCGTCGCTGCCGGAGGCCTATGTGAGTGCCATGCAGGGCATGGCAATCGGGCCGCAGGCGGCTTGCTGCGGCACGGCGATTTACCTGAACCAGCCGGTGATTTCCGGCGACATTGCCAGCGATCCATTGTGGGAGACATTGCGCGAGACGGCGCTGGCGCAGGGCTTGCGCGCCTGCTGGTCGGTGCCGGTGCGCGCGGCTTCCGGCACCGTGCTGGGCGCGCTCGACGTCTACTTTACCGAGACGCAGTTGCCGAGCAAGGATGACTTGAACTTCGTCAGCAATATTACCCACCTGGTCGGGGTGGCCGTGCAAAAGGATCGCGTCGAACGCAGCCTGCATGAAAGCGAGGAGCGTTACCGGTCGGTGGTCAATTGTCTGGCCGAAGGCATCATGGTGCAAGCCCGCGACGGCACCATCGTGGCGTGCAATCCGAGCGCTGAACGGATCCTGCGTGTGCCGCCCGGCAGTGCGGTGGGATCGAAGGGCATGAATTTGCGCCGTATGTTTACCGAAGACGGCAGCGAAATCCTGCCAGAACAATTACCCAGCCTGGTGGCGCTGCGCACCGGCGAAGCCATCCTCAACCTGACAATGGGCCTGGAAACCGCCGATGGCGCCACCGTCTGGGTGTCGCAAAACGTCCTGCCGATCCGCCAGGCGGGCGTGCAGGAAGTCAGTTCGGTGCTGGTGTCGTTTACTGACGTGAGCGCGGTCAAGGAAGCGCAGCAGCGCTTGCAATTCCTGGCATCGCACGATTCGCTGACCGGTTTGCCCAACCGCGCCTTCCTGGTCGAGCGGCTGGCCCATGCGCTGTCGCTGGCGCAGCGTCAAACGCACCGGATCGCGCTGCTGTTTCTCGACCTGGATCGCTTCAAGCACGTCAACGATACCATTGGCCACGAAGCCGGCGATCAGTTATTGCAAACCGTGGCCACCCGGCTATCCGCCTGTATCCGCGAAACCGATACCCTGGCCCGGTTGGGCGGCGATGAATTCGTGGTGCTGGCCGAATCCTTCGACGACGCCAGTTACCTGACCGGTCTGGCCGAACGCATGCTGGGCACCATTTCGGAACCATTTCGCCTGCGCGGCTACGAGTATTATCTTGGCGTGTCGATCGGCATCAGCGTGCACCCGGACGATGGCGAGGACGGCAATACCCTGCTGCGCTGCGCCGATTCGGCGATGTATGCGGCCAAGGAAGACGGACGCAACAATTACCGTTTTTATACGCAGGAAATGAATGCCCGTAGCCAGCGCCGCTACCACCTTGAAAAGAACCTGCGGCACGCCTTGGCCAACGACCAATTCGTGTTGTATTACCAGGCAAAAACCGACCTGCAAAGCGGCCGCATCGTCGGTGCCGAGGCGCTGTTGCGCTGGCGGCACCCGGAAAATGGCCTGGTGTCGCCGGTCGATTTCATTCCGGTAGCGGAAGAAACCGGCCTGATCGTGCCGATCGGCAGCTGGGTGCTGGAACAGGCTTGCCGCCAGGCTGCCGACTGGCGCGCGCGCCTGGCGCCGCACTTGCGTATCGCGGTCAACCTGTCGCCGCGTCAGTTCCAGGATAATA
This window harbors:
- a CDS encoding EAL and GGDEF domain-containing protein codes for the protein MVSIQQQLPAADEFPGDDRYEMLVQLSPDALYVLQNNQLVYSNVAGFRLLCADAPEDLIGLPVAKLLHPAYLAKAEARIAYMLKSGQAAPSVEQKYVRRDGHVIDVEVRSAPFMYAAKPAIQVLARDITARKAAEEALHFSEERHRLAAQEATRAKDSLHHEKIILEMIALDEPIKDILREVCLGIEWIVGQICCSISLLDADGEHIQVVAAPSLPEAYVSAMQGMAIGPQAACCGTAIYLNQPVISGDIASDPLWETLRETALAQGLRACWSVPVRAASGTVLGALDVYFTETQLPSKDDLNFVSNITHLVGVAVQKDRVERSLHESEERYRSVVNCLAEGIMVQARDGTIVACNPSAERILRVPPGSAVGSKGMNLRRMFTEDGSEILPEQLPSLVALRTGEAILNLTMGLETADGATVWVSQNVLPIRQAGVQEVSSVLVSFTDVSAVKEAQQRLQFLASHDSLTGLPNRAFLVERLAHALSLAQRQTHRIALLFLDLDRFKHVNDTIGHEAGDQLLQTVATRLSACIRETDTLARLGGDEFVVLAESFDDASYLTGLAERMLGTISEPFRLRGYEYYLGVSIGISVHPDDGEDGNTLLRCADSAMYAAKEDGRNNYRFYTQEMNARSQRRYHLEKNLRHALANDQFVLYYQAKTDLQSGRIVGAEALLRWRHPENGLVSPVDFIPVAEETGLIVPIGSWVLEQACRQAADWRARLAPHLRIAVNLSPRQFQDNSLVEAVSLALQSSGLPASALELEITENLLMGESDTLMPLFDALTGLGVGFSLDDFGTGYSSLSYLQRFPISNLKIDRSFINGIPANRDSVALTQTIIAMAKALALTVTAEGVEDAQQMRFLQEAGCGEMQGNYFSEPIAAADFERLLATGR